A stretch of the Xiphophorus couchianus chromosome 15, X_couchianus-1.0, whole genome shotgun sequence genome encodes the following:
- the LOC114158945 gene encoding microtubule-associated protein RP/EB family member 3-like isoform X2: MAVNVYSTSMTADNLSRHDMLAWVNDSLQLTYTKIEQLCSGAAYCQFMDMLFPGCILLKKVKFNAKLEHEYIHNFKVLQAAFKRMNVDKIIPVERLVKGKFQDNFEFLQWFKRFFDANYDGKEYDPLLMRQGQEGTPPPPNPVPMRTSPTAPKTVPVPVPQRQINPPAARRNNPVTRNGGDAELIELNQQILDMKLTIDGLEKERDFYFGKLRDIELICQENESDSNNPVLGKIIDILYATEEGFAPPEDEEIDEGRDQQEF; this comes from the exons ATGGCGGTGAATGTCTACTCCACTTCCATGACTGCGGACAACCTGAGCCGCCATGACATGCTGGCCTGGGTCAACGACTCCCTGCAGCTCACCTACACAAAGATCGAGCAGCTCTGCTCAG gcGCTGCTTACTGCCAGTTCATGGACATGCTGTTTCCGGGCTGCATATTGTTGAAAAAGGTCAAGTTCAATGCCAAGCTGGAGCACGAGTACATTCACAACTTTAAGGTTTTACAGGCCGCGTTCAAGAGGATGAATGTGGACAAG ATCATTCCTGTGGAGAGGCTGGTGAAGGGAAAGTTTCAGGACAACTTTGAGTTCCTCCAGTGGTTCAAGAGGTTTTTCGACGCCAACTACGACGGGAAAGAGTACGACCCGCTACTGATGAGGCAGGGCCAGGAGGGAACGCCGCCGCCGCCTAACCCAG tccCCATGAGAACGTCTCCCACAGCACCGAAGACCGTCCCCGTCCCCGTCCCCCAGAGACAGATCAACCCACCAGCAGCCCGCAGAAACAACCCAGTGACCCGCAACGGGGGAGACGCAGAACTCATAGAGCTAAACCAGCAG ATACTGGACATGAAGCTGACCATCGACGGgctggagaaggagagagaCTTCTACTTCGGCAAACTGAGAGACATTGAGCTCATCTGTCAGGAAAACGAAAGTGACTCCAACAACCCGGTTCTCGGCAAAATCATCGACATACTGTACGCTACAGAG GAAGGATTCGCGCCTCCAGAAGACGAAGAAATCGATGAAGGACGAGATCAGCAGGAGTTCTGA
- the LOC114158945 gene encoding microtubule-associated protein RP/EB family member 3-like isoform X1 has protein sequence MAVNVYSTSMTADNLSRHDMLAWVNDSLQLTYTKIEQLCSGAAYCQFMDMLFPGCILLKKVKFNAKLEHEYIHNFKVLQAAFKRMNVDKIIPVERLVKGKFQDNFEFLQWFKRFFDANYDGKEYDPLLMRQGQEGTPPPPNPGEPIHPKPKRRPRSVPMRTSPTAPKTVPVPVPQRQINPPAARRNNPVTRNGGDAELIELNQQILDMKLTIDGLEKERDFYFGKLRDIELICQENESDSNNPVLGKIIDILYATEEGFAPPEDEEIDEGRDQQEF, from the exons ATGGCGGTGAATGTCTACTCCACTTCCATGACTGCGGACAACCTGAGCCGCCATGACATGCTGGCCTGGGTCAACGACTCCCTGCAGCTCACCTACACAAAGATCGAGCAGCTCTGCTCAG gcGCTGCTTACTGCCAGTTCATGGACATGCTGTTTCCGGGCTGCATATTGTTGAAAAAGGTCAAGTTCAATGCCAAGCTGGAGCACGAGTACATTCACAACTTTAAGGTTTTACAGGCCGCGTTCAAGAGGATGAATGTGGACAAG ATCATTCCTGTGGAGAGGCTGGTGAAGGGAAAGTTTCAGGACAACTTTGAGTTCCTCCAGTGGTTCAAGAGGTTTTTCGACGCCAACTACGACGGGAAAGAGTACGACCCGCTACTGATGAGGCAGGGCCAGGAGGGAACGCCGCCGCCGCCTAACCCAG GGGAACCCATCCATCCCAAACCTAAGCGACGCCCTCGCTCAG tccCCATGAGAACGTCTCCCACAGCACCGAAGACCGTCCCCGTCCCCGTCCCCCAGAGACAGATCAACCCACCAGCAGCCCGCAGAAACAACCCAGTGACCCGCAACGGGGGAGACGCAGAACTCATAGAGCTAAACCAGCAG ATACTGGACATGAAGCTGACCATCGACGGgctggagaaggagagagaCTTCTACTTCGGCAAACTGAGAGACATTGAGCTCATCTGTCAGGAAAACGAAAGTGACTCCAACAACCCGGTTCTCGGCAAAATCATCGACATACTGTACGCTACAGAG GAAGGATTCGCGCCTCCAGAAGACGAAGAAATCGATGAAGGACGAGATCAGCAGGAGTTCTGA